The genomic DNA TCGATGATCCGGGACAAAACGCCGGAATTCTGCAGCATCATTTGCGCGTCTCCTCCTCCCTGGACGGTTGGGTGTGCCATCGAGCCTGCGTTGCATAATGGCACGGATCAAACAGATACTAACCTGAGAAAAAAGATGTTCCCATTCCGAAAAGCGATTTCCGCTCACCGACAATCGGCCGGAATCCGGATCGGAAGAAATCTTTGATGCTCGCAAAGGAGGGGTTTTCATGCGTAAAAACGTCGGCACGTGGGATGCCATCATGCGCATCACCATCGGTCTGGTCGGTCTCGCCTGGAGCACCGCCCGGATGGCTCGCCATCCTAACCGGGGATTTCCGATCTTGGTGGCGATGCTCTCGGGAATGAAGGTGGCCGAGGGAATCACCCGCTTTTGTCCCATGCTCCACCTGTTGGGAGCGCGGACGAATCATTCCGACCAGCACGGGACCATCGATGAGGCGGAGGAAACCACCGCCCATCACCCGGCCCATTGAGGAAGGATCGCGATGGACCCGGGACCGATCATCAGCGAAATTTTGACGGATTACGGCTTTGTCATCCTGATGGGAATCGGCGCACTGGTCGTCCTCGGCCTGGTCGCCGACCGCTTCCGCCGGCGACAACCGCGATGAGGCCCTGAAAGGGCCCTTTTTCGTAAGCATCATTTACGTCACGAGCCCTCGGCAGGCAAAAGGTCGAGGTAATAAAACCGACCGTCTCGCAGCACCTTTTCGCCCTCGATGAAGGGGACGGCCTCCCGGAAGACGGGGCCGTCGTAACAAAAGGTGTGAAATTCCCCCTTCTCGGCGCACCAATCCACGGTGCCGGGGAGGTCCCTCAACAGGGAGGCATCGTATTCCCTGCCGCAGAAGGAACCGTCCAGCTGCTCGGTGTCGACGCAGACGACGACCGCGCGAAACCCGTCGTCGATCAATCGCTCCGCCAGCTCCCGGGCGGGGACGCCCCAGAGGGGAAAGATGGATCCGAGGCCGACGGAGGCGTTCAACCGCTCCCGATACTCCCGGATGTCCTCCAGGTAGAGATCCCCGAAGGCGACCTGTTCAATTCCCTGCTTTTTGTACCCGGCAAGCATTTCCGCCATGCGGTTCTCGTAATCCCGGCCGTCCCCGCCCGCCTCCAGCCAGACGATGTCGAGGGGCAAGCCGAGGGACGCCGCCTGCCGCCGCAACAGTTCGATCCGAACGCCGTGCATGGATGTCCGCCGGTAATCCCGGGTGGCCGTGGTGAGCAGGCGGACCACCTGCCAGTCGGGATCTTGGTTCAGGACATGAAGGGCATAGGTGCAGTCCTTGCCTCCGCTAAAAGACATGACGACGGGTCGAGCCATGCATGTCCCACCTTTTTCTCAAGGTCACCCTTGGGTCACCGAGGGTGCCTCG from Planifilum fimeticola includes the following:
- a CDS encoding ATP-binding protein produces the protein MARPVVMSFSGGKDCTYALHVLNQDPDWQVVRLLTTATRDYRRTSMHGVRIELLRRQAASLGLPLDIVWLEAGGDGRDYENRMAEMLAGYKKQGIEQVAFGDLYLEDIREYRERLNASVGLGSIFPLWGVPARELAERLIDDGFRAVVVCVDTEQLDGSFCGREYDASLLRDLPGTVDWCAEKGEFHTFCYDGPVFREAVPFIEGEKVLRDGRFYYLDLLPAEGS
- a CDS encoding YgaP family membrane protein: MRKNVGTWDAIMRITIGLVGLAWSTARMARHPNRGFPILVAMLSGMKVAEGITRFCPMLHLLGARTNHSDQHGTIDEAEETTAHHPAH
- a CDS encoding EYxxD motif small membrane protein; amino-acid sequence: MDPGPIISEILTDYGFVILMGIGALVVLGLVADRFRRRQPR